A genomic window from Prunus persica cultivar Lovell chromosome G2, Prunus_persica_NCBIv2, whole genome shotgun sequence includes:
- the LOC18787221 gene encoding dirigent protein 22, translating to MSSLFLYCSLFVFCSTLFHSTDGVLIRQFGRSDKTENVSHLHFFFHDILSGKNPTSVRIIGPPNGSSAGFGSTMMIDNALTEEQDPKSKIIGRAQGFYSMAAQNDIALLMVMTLVFEDGKYKGSTISILGRNPVLNDVREMPIVGGTGQFRFARGYVLAHTVWFDANTGDATVEYNVYVSQS from the coding sequence ATGTCTTCATTATTTCTCTATTGCTCTCTCTTCGTCTTCTGCTCTACCCTTTTCCATTCCACTGATGGAGTTCTAATTAGGCAATTTGGCAGATCCGATAAAACGGAAAACGTGAGCCATCTCCACTTTTTCTTCCATGATATCCTTAGTGGCAAAAACCCCACCTCTGTTAGAATTATCGGGCCCCCTAACGGCTCGAGTGCCGGATTTGGCAGTACTATGATGATTGATAATGCACTGACTGAAGAGCAAGACCCCAAATCGAAGATCATTGGAAGAGCACAAGGATTTTACTCCATGGCTGCACAAAATGATATTGCATTACTTATGGTCATGACTCTTGTTTTTGAGGACGGCAAGTACAAGGGGAGTACAATTAGCATTCTTGGGAGGAATCCAGTTCTCAACGATGTGAGAGAGATGCCGATTGTTGGCGGCACGGGGCAGTTCAGGTTCGCTCGCGGTTATGTCTTAGCTCATACTGTTTGGTTTGATGCTAATACAGGAGATGCCACTGTTGAGTACAATGTTTATGTGTCACAATCATGa